One part of the Thermodesulfovibrio sp. 3462-1 genome encodes these proteins:
- a CDS encoding TIGR03960 family B12-binding radical SAM protein, producing MNLVYFEKPTRYINHEINAVYKKGEFIRFALCFPDVYEIGMSHLGLKILYYILNSIPYVYAERVFSPWIDMSEHMKKHKIPLLSLETKTPLNEFDIAGFSLQYELSYTAVLNMLELGGIPLKWQDRMIGKHPLVIAGGPSTVNPLPVSDFIDAFFIGEAEEAVKELVETYKEWKKSNSSKESLLRAISEIEGFYVPYAGKKTVKRRFINDLENAPFPQAPVVPYAKIVHDRVSVEVSRGCPSGCRFCQAGFIYRPLRFRSPGKVFEIAKNLIKNTGYEELSLLSFSIGHYPYLVELVKALNQYFAEKAVAVSLPSIRADRVTKQLLQAIKSARKTGFTIAPEAATERLRNVINKNISDEDIERACSVLFEEGWQSIKLYFMIGLPTETAEDIEEIANFSRKIIKIAKKYTKKFVEINVTVSPFVPKPHTPFQWLGQINFNEMVEKLNFLREAFKKSKIHYKGHNPEMSLLEAALSRGDEKLSELLLRVWLNGETLSAWSDLFEFNRWFKAMDETGIDLFNYANRQLSLDEPLPWDFIDTGVKKDFLKTEFKKAMNRECSKECTDKCEACGLRCQSIIPNHIKDAKPQLVMIKNELNDLRSQEARIRFCHKKTGVMKYLSQLELNNLITRALRMADIPFVVSKGFHPKPEISFGPSLPVGIESEREYFDLKIYGELNHQDIERLNHILPEGLKIIETKKIPHESPSLNSFIQRYKYIVELEEEFMLDNNAISLMTIKRDEKMLYLKDFLEEIQINGNQACIIVKDSVHKARISKIVEVIFGKKLHDLKIKRVAMYAQQGEVEP from the coding sequence TCTTGTCTATTTTGAAAAACCTACAAGATATATAAATCACGAAATAAATGCTGTTTACAAAAAGGGAGAATTCATAAGATTTGCTCTATGTTTTCCTGATGTGTATGAAATTGGAATGTCTCATCTTGGTTTGAAAATTCTTTATTATATCTTAAACAGTATCCCCTATGTTTATGCTGAAAGAGTATTCTCTCCCTGGATTGATATGTCTGAGCACATGAAAAAGCATAAAATTCCCCTACTTAGTCTTGAAACAAAAACTCCACTCAATGAATTTGATATTGCAGGATTTTCCCTTCAATATGAACTTTCCTATACTGCAGTTTTAAACATGCTTGAGCTTGGCGGTATCCCTCTAAAATGGCAGGACAGAATGATTGGTAAGCATCCTCTTGTAATTGCTGGAGGTCCCTCTACTGTTAATCCCCTGCCAGTATCTGATTTTATTGATGCTTTTTTTATTGGAGAAGCAGAAGAGGCAGTTAAGGAACTTGTTGAAACATACAAAGAATGGAAAAAATCCAATTCATCAAAGGAATCTCTTCTTAGGGCAATCTCAGAAATTGAAGGATTTTATGTTCCTTATGCTGGTAAAAAAACTGTTAAAAGAAGATTTATAAATGATTTGGAAAATGCTCCTTTCCCACAGGCTCCTGTGGTTCCTTATGCAAAGATTGTTCATGATAGAGTCTCCGTAGAAGTATCCCGTGGATGTCCTTCAGGATGCAGATTCTGTCAAGCAGGTTTTATTTACAGACCTTTAAGATTTAGAAGCCCAGGGAAGGTATTTGAAATTGCAAAAAATCTAATAAAAAACACTGGTTATGAAGAGCTTTCTTTACTTTCCTTTAGCATAGGCCATTATCCCTATTTAGTTGAACTTGTTAAAGCTTTAAATCAATATTTTGCAGAAAAGGCAGTTGCTGTTTCTCTTCCTTCAATAAGAGCTGACAGAGTAACAAAACAACTTCTTCAGGCAATAAAATCAGCAAGAAAAACAGGATTTACAATCGCACCTGAAGCAGCCACAGAGAGGCTTCGCAATGTTATTAATAAAAATATTTCAGATGAAGATATTGAAAGAGCTTGCAGCGTTTTGTTTGAGGAAGGCTGGCAGAGTATAAAGCTTTATTTTATGATAGGACTGCCAACAGAGACAGCAGAAGATATAGAAGAAATTGCTAATTTTTCAAGAAAAATAATAAAAATTGCGAAAAAATACACTAAAAAATTTGTTGAAATAAATGTTACTGTCTCTCCCTTTGTTCCTAAACCCCACACTCCATTTCAGTGGCTTGGACAGATTAATTTTAATGAAATGGTTGAGAAACTTAATTTTTTAAGAGAAGCCTTTAAAAAAAGTAAAATTCACTATAAAGGACATAATCCAGAGATGAGCCTTCTTGAAGCTGCTTTATCAAGAGGAGATGAAAAATTATCAGAACTTTTATTAAGAGTATGGCTTAATGGAGAAACACTTAGTGCATGGTCTGATTTATTCGAGTTTAATAGATGGTTCAAAGCTATGGATGAAACAGGAATTGATTTATTTAACTATGCAAATAGACAGCTTTCTCTGGATGAACCTCTGCCATGGGATTTTATTGATACAGGAGTAAAAAAAGATTTTCTTAAAACTGAATTTAAAAAGGCTATGAACCGTGAATGCTCAAAAGAATGCACTGATAAATGTGAAGCATGCGGATTGAGATGCCAATCGATTATTCCGAACCATATCAAGGATGCAAAGCCTCAGCTTGTCATGATAAAAAATGAATTAAATGATTTAAGAAGTCAAGAAGCCAGAATAAGATTTTGCCATAAAAAAACAGGAGTGATGAAATATCTTTCTCAGCTTGAATTAAACAATCTCATTACAAGAGCATTAAGAATGGCAGATATACCATTTGTAGTTTCAAAGGGGTTTCATCCAAAACCAGAGATTTCTTTTGGTCCTTCTTTACCTGTGGGAATTGAAAGTGAAAGAGAGTATTTTGATTTGAAGATTTACGGTGAGCTTAATCATCAGGACATTGAAAGATTAAATCACATTTTGCCTGAAGGCTTAAAAATTATTGAAACAAAAAAAATTCCTCATGAAAGTCCTTCCCTTAATTCTTTTATTCAGCGATATAAGTATATTGTTGAACTGGAAGAAGAATTTATGCTTGACAATAATGCCATAAGCCTTATGACCATAAAAAGAGATGAAAAAATGCTTTATCTCAAGGATTTTTTAGAAGAAATTCAAATAAATGGTAATCAAGCATGTATAATAGTAAAAGACAGTGTTCATAAAGCAAGAATTTCTAAAATTGTAGAGGTTATCTTTGGTAAAAAGCTACATGACTTGAAAATCAAAAGAGTAGCTATGTATGCCCAGCAAGGAGAAGTAGAACCTTGA